The following are from one region of the Salvia splendens isolate huo1 chromosome 2, SspV2, whole genome shotgun sequence genome:
- the LOC121764614 gene encoding heavy metal-associated isoprenylated plant protein 6-like: MGEKDGEKKAAAPEKKAADAGGKKEEAGPITVVMKLDLHCEGCAKKVKRSVSHFEGVEKVKTDYEANKLTVTGNVDPAALRERVAYKTKKKVELVSPPPKKEAGGGGGGDKKAEEKPEKKAEEKKGDDKKPKEPAISTVVMKVRLHCDGCAHKVKRAITKHIDGVQSVKTDLAKELVTVTGTMNVKELTSYLKEKLKRNVEIVPPPKKDDGGGDKKEKEGGGDKKEEKKEGGGDKKGAEAKAVSGGGEGAKVEVNKMEYHGLNLQTHYAMPIYNQNYYNQDYGLPVNHYQDYTPNYSYGNTGYVVQYASGPPPPPPTYTNTNMGMMNMNDQMFSDENPNGCSVM; this comes from the exons ATGGGAGAG AAAGATGGAGAAAAGAAGGCAGCGGCGCCGGAGAAGAAGGCGGCAGACGCCGGAGGAAAGAAGGAGGAGGCCGGTCCGATCACGGTCGTGATGAAGCTTGACTTGCATTGCGAAGGTTGCGCGAAAAAGGTCAAACGCTCCGTTAGCCATTTCGAAG GTGTTGAGAAAGTGAAGACCGACTATGAAGCTAACAAGCTAACCGTTACCGGCAATGTTGACCCGGCGGCGCTGCGCGAGAGGGTTGCGTACAAGACCAAAAAGAAGGTCGAGCTCGTATCTCCTCCGCCCAAAAAGGAagccggcggcggcggtggtggagaTAAGAAGGCTGAAGAGAAACCTGAGAAGAAGGCAGAGGAGAAAAAGGGTGATGACAAGAAACCCAAAGag CCTGCGATTAGCACAGTGGTGATGAAAGTGAGGCTGCACTGTGACGGATGCGCACATAAGGTCAAGCGGGCAATAACAAAGCACATTGATG GGGTGCAGTCGGTTAAAACTGACCTCGCAAAGGAATTGGTCACGGTAACCGGGACGATGAATGTGAAGGAGCTCACATCGTACTTGAAAGAGAAACTCAAGAGAAATGTAGAAATTGTTCCTCCTCCGAAGAAAGACGATGGCGGCGGTgacaagaaagaaaaagaaggtgGCGGAGACAAGAAGGAGGAGAAAAAAGAGGGCGGAGGGGACAAGAAGGGAGCGGAGGCGAAGGCAGTGAGCGGCGGAGGGGAAGGAGCAAAGGTTGAAGTTAACAAGATGGAGTACCATGGTTTGAATCTACAAACGCACTACGCCATGCCTATTTACAACCAAAATTATTACAATCAAGATTATGGCCTCCCAGTTAACCACTATCAAGATTACACACCTAACTACAGTTACGGTAACACTGGCTACGTCGTGCAATACGCTTCGGgacctccccctccccctccaacGTATACGAACACGAATATGGGCATGATGAACATGAACGATCAAATGTTTAGTGACGAAAATCCGAACGGATGCTCCGTGATGTGA